In Hippoglossus hippoglossus isolate fHipHip1 chromosome 24, fHipHip1.pri, whole genome shotgun sequence, a single genomic region encodes these proteins:
- the LOC117758247 gene encoding uncharacterized protein LOC117758247 — MIKLLSVALVAGLVFESNQQILKPNLVKPLPTSKYRLCLTSDQLLLNAENQIYEHIKYKLNDSVVQFAQNGLTHPFLCFYLHPELPCVYLTHIQCWTNWFDRDDPSGTGDWETLYNLRIENPGKICPEPIQIEATTLSGVSVAAAGDVIFQNDASSGFICRNQDQTLKKQCNDYRVRFSCHPPFCGGACWTKWYDRDSPTGTGDWELLSNLKAENPGQICDNPIYIEAVTTDTMTPAISTGENFYAYNPTVGFVCRKEDQKSGQCLNYKVRFGCQCP; from the exons ATGATCAAATTG TTGAGTGTGGCGCTTGTTGCAGGATTGGTTTTCG AAAGCAACCAGCAGATACTGAAACCCAATTTAGTGAAACCACTTCCTACAAGTAAGTATCGTCTTTGTCTCACGTCTGAT CAGCTGTTGTTGAATGCAGAAAACCAAATTTATG aacatATAAAGTACAAACTAAATGATTCTGTGGTTCAGTTTGCACAGAACGGTCTGACACAcccatttctttgtttttacctCCATCCAGAATTACCCTGCGTCTATCTAACCCACATCC AATGCTGGACGAACTGGTTTGACAGAGATGACCCCTCTGGAACTGGAGACTGGGAAACCCTCTACAATCTTCGTATTGAGAACCCAGGAAAGATCTGCCCCGAACCAATCCAGATCGAGGCCACGACTCTGTCTGGGGTCAGTGTGGCTGCAGCCGGGGATGTGATTTTTCA aAACGACGCATCTTCAGGATTCATCTGCAGAAACCAGGACCAGACGCTCAAGAAGCAGTGCAACGATTATCGCGTTCGCTTCAGCTGCCATCCCCCGTTCTGCGGTGGAG CGTGCTGGACCAAGTGGTACGACCGGGACTCTCCCACTGGGACGGGGGACTGGGAGCTTTTGAGTAACCTGAAGGCAGAAAACCCAGGACAGATCTGTGACAACCCGATTTACATCGAGGCTGTTACCACTGACACCATGACCCCAGCCATCAGCACAGGGGAGAACTTCTACGC CTACAACCCAACTGTGGGGTTCGTTTGCCGAAAGGAGGACCAGAAATCCGGCCAATGCCTCAACTATAAAGTGCGGTTTGGATGCCAATGCCCGTGA